The DNA window CCCGTGTCCCGCGTCAGGTCAAAACAGCTCGTGCGGCAGGGCGGCTACCTCCTCGCTCGCTACGACGACGTGATGATGCTCCACACCGACAAGCGGTTCTCGAACGACTTCATGATCAACGGCCGTCCCGGTTTGATGAAGCTCATGCCCCGGATGTTCCGCCT is part of the Pseudomonadota bacterium genome and encodes:
- a CDS encoding cytochrome P450 — its product is MAAPTMDHLELTDLSDPIMFTNPFPRYAELRRNAPVSRVRSKQLVRQGGYLLARYDDVMMLHTDKRFSNDFMINGRPGLMKLMPRMFRL